CGCCTGGCCACGGAGGGCGTGGTGGAAATCCGGACCCGCCACGGCGTCGTGGTGGGGAGCGGACCGCAGCCCGCCGAGGCGCCGGAGAACGAGACGGCGGCGTGGCTCGCTGGCGTGATCGGCCAGGCCGCCGAGGTGCAGGTGAAGGTGCCGCACCTGCCGGACCTGGTGCGCAAGTGGACGGCCGCCGCCGCGGTGCGCTGCCTGTGCGTGGACGGCACCGAGGACGGCCTGGCCTCGCTCACCGCCGAGCTGGGCGGCCAGTGGGGCTTCGAAACCCGCCGGCTGAACGCGGCCGACGGACCCCGCCGCGACGACCTGCTGACGGCGCTGCGCGAGGCCGACCTGGTGGTGACGACGCCCTTTCACGTGGCTTCGGTAGAGTCTGCCGCGCGCGCCGCCGGGGTGCCGGTGGTGGTGCTGGAGGCCAGCCACGAGATCGTCGCCGCCGCCGAAGACCGGCTGCGCGAGGGTCCGCTGACGGCCGTGGTGGTAGACCCGCGCTACGGCGAGCGGCTGAAGTGCATGGCGGGCGGCGAGCGCCTGAACGTGGTGCTGGCCGACGACACGGCGGCGGTGGAGGCCCTGGACGCGGCCGAGCCCGTGCTGCTGACCCGCGCCGCGCAGCAGAAGGTGAAGCGATCGATGCGGCTGCTGGCGCCGGTGTCGCCCTCCTTCTCCTCGTCGCGCGCGGGCGACCTGGCCGCGGTGCTCATCCGCCGCAACCTGTCGGCGCTGCGGAACGGCGGCTGACCGCGGTCACGAGGGTAGACGAGGAGGCCGGCCCCGCAGCGCGGGGCCGGCCTCTTTGCATGCGTGTGTGCCCCTCTCGGAGTCCCGCCCGGCCCAGACTGCGCGTTTCGATCGGGGCCCCGCGCATGCCGCGGCCGCCCCCCATCCCCAGCCCTTCCCCCGCAAACTGCGCGGGGGAAGGGAGCCAGCCCGATGCGCGCCCCGAATGTCCCGCCACACCACAGCCTGTCATCCGGAGCTCCACACCTCCCGTCACACCACGGCGCTTGTGAGTGGCCTCAGGGGGGCGTCGAATCGCGGGCACGAATGGCCTCCTCGATTCGACGCCGGAACTCTGCTCTCCGGCGCTCTCCCTCGTCATGGGTGATGCCCATGAGGCGCCACGCTCGTTCGGCGCAACTGTCGGAAACCAACGAGAGAAGGTCCAGCAAGTCGCCATCATAGCTGCGATGACTCTTGTATTCTGAGGCTCGGAGCTCTGCCGGGGTGGCGTCCTCAAAACCTTTCGGATCGGGGAAAGCATTCCAGAGCAACCCTTCGCTGCGGGCTTCGTCAGGCGGCAGGATGATCGAGAATGCCGCTATCCATTCGTCGTCAGTGAAAGTCTTCTCGTCGCGGATTGGCATAGCAGGTCGCCGCAGATTCGTGTTCGGCAGATTCCGGATCCTACTTGATTCCCGGCGCTCTGACGCGCCATTCTTTCCTACCGCCGACAGGAGCGAACCATAGCGACCGCCACGCTCCGCGTCCGGCCCCCGACAGCCGGAGCAGGCCGCATCCCGCGTTCCCCGTGACGATTTGGCCGCGCCAACACGCCAGGCAGGTGAGTCAGCCGGCTCCACCAGGCCAGTAAGCCACAACGCAAAGAGCCCAGCCGCTGGAGAACCATGATGGTCCAACCGGCACACGGTAGCCCGACCGCGATAGTGCAAGCCGCTGTTACAGCGCTGGAAACCGGCCGCTGGGCCGATTTGCTGGCCCTGGTCCCGCAGGAGGCCGTCCAGAGACTCCGCGACACTTACTTGCCAAGGCTCATCGAGTCTGAAACACTGTCCGCCCCCACCGCTGAGGAACACATGGCAGCGCAGCCGTGGCTTCCTCGTGAGGTGGCGGCGTACTATGCAGAGCCGGAGCAACGCCACATTGCGGCGGGGTTGCCTGCCATGCGTGCGGAATGGGGAGTTTCTTCGTCGTTTCGGGAGCTGGAAGCACTCTCACCAGCGGAGTTCTTCGTCCGATATCTGTCTGCGTCGAGCCCAGCCGCGAAGCTGCGCGCGGCGATGGCGGTCAGTCCCAAACCGCCCGCAGACCCGGCAGGGGTTCTCCGCCAAGAAATTGCCCCTAAGATCATTGTACTTGGCGAGGTGCGCGAAGGATCGAGACACGCGCATGTCCTGTATCGCCAACTAAACGAGCCGAATGAGGTGTATGACCCCGAGAGTCCGGGGGGCCACGTCAGGACTACACAGGTGGATTACGCGGAAGGGCGTTGGTGGCTGCGATTGGATCACACCCTGGTTGATCCACAAGGATGGTTGATGGTGTGGGGGCCTGACGATTCCGACTCCGGTCAAGCGGAAGAGTAGCGGGCGGAAAGATGGTCCATTTCTCTGGCGGCGGGCGCATGGGGGCTTGTCCCGGCCCCGGGGGGTAGCCGGGGAATGCGCGGGAGCAGTGGAAACGCCCCGCCGTCCGCCAGCCGCGATGAACCGAGGCCCACATTTCCGTGCCGCTGCCGCGCCCAAGCTGAGAGGCGTCCGCGGCTGGATCCCACGGCGCGCAAAGCGTGGCGCACGGGCGAGTCCGGTGCGCTCGCGCCTCTGGATGACACTCTCTGCTGCGCTCCCCGTAGTGCTCCTCCCTACCGCATCAGCATCGACCGCCGTTCACGTGCCCCAGCCGCGCGGCTTCCGCGACAGCAGCCGGCCAGCGACCGTGAAGCCCACGCCCGCCACCGCCAGGAACGCCCAGTCGTACGCCGGGATGTGCGAGGGAAGGTCGCGGACGTGATGCAGGTTCAGCAGGTGGTGGTCGATGATGCCCTCCACCAGGTTGAACAGCCCCCATCCCATCAGCATCTGCCCGGCAAAGACGCGGCGGGTGGGCAGCGTGCGCGCCGCCGCCGCGCCGTACAGCATCCACACGCCCACGAAGGTGATCAGCCACGTCCCAGCGTGGAACAGCCCGTCCCACACCATGTTGCGCTGCATCGCCTCCATCGTCGCGGGCGGCAGCACGGCCGATCCCATGTTGTGCCAGTGAAGGACCTGGTGCAGCACGATGCCGTCCACGAATCCGCCCATCCCGATCCCGATCACCACGCCGGCCCGCGACGTCCGCTCGCCCAGCAGGTTCCTCATCGATCCCGCTTCCCGTTATGTTTCCCGTCGCCCGAGCCCTTCGCCGGAACGTACGGGGCAACGGGTGTGCCCGGACCCCGCCGGACGCGTCCGCCGCGAGGGCTCGTGTCCTCCCCGCGGGACGCGTTCGTCCCGGCCCGTGTACGATGCCCGCTTTCCGCGCGCACTCCCCCGGGGAGCCAACGGAGTGCCGCGCATCGGCTTAGGCGTTTTCGGCGGCGCGGTGCGGCGGTTGCCCTTGCAAACGTGCGGGCGCCCCGCTGAAACCCGCCGGTGTCCCGGCCCGTACCCGCCTCGTCAACCCGACCGCACTTTCGGAGATCATTCCATGCTCCTCGCCACCGTCCTGGGCGCGCTGCTCCAGGGCACACCCGCCGCCGCGCCCGCACCGGCACCGCGCGACACCTCGGCCGCGTACGCCGACGCCGGCACCCGCACGCTGGTCACCGCCGCCCGCGAGCGCCGCGCCCGCGTGGAACGCACCATCGACGCGTACAGCGTTACCGCCCGCGAGCGCATGCACGCGTCCGTCGAGGCGCTCAGCCGGAACCGCACGCTGTTCGGCAAGGAAACCGCCGTGCGCATCGACTGGCGCCGCGAGGGGCAGAGCAGCGTCCGCGTTCTGGGCGCGCGCGAAGCCTCGCCGAGCACCAGCAGCGGCATCAGCCTTCCCGAAGACCTGCTGAGCGAGGCGGCCGACCCGGCGTTCGACCCGGACCGCCTGCAGCTGAGCCTGTTCAGCTTCGGCGGCACCGCGCAGGTGAGCAGGGATGAGAAGAAGGACAGCACGGAGTCGAATGACAGAGAGGTGTCGATCAACGTCGACATGACGCCCATCGACCCGCTCTCGCAGGGAAGCGAGCGGCACTACCGCTTCCGCTCGGGCGACACCACCACCATCCGCATGCAGGATGGCGGGCAGCTGCGGATGATCCAGCTGGAGGTGATCCCCCGCCGCCGCGAGTTCCGGCTGCTGCGGGGCACGCTGTGGATCGACGCGGCCACCGGCGGCGTGGTGCGCAGCGTGATGACCACCGCGCGCCCGTTCGACCTGCGGGAAGACGCGGAAGACATCCCGGCCGTCGTTACCGCCGCCGGCCCGGTGCGCTTCGCCATCCGCTACGTGACGGTGGAGTACGCGCTGTGGCAGAACCGGTTCTGGCTTCCGCGCCTGACGGCGGTGGACGGCCAGATGAGCATGGGAATGCTCGCGGGGCTGCCGGTGCGCTTCGAGCGCAGCTATTCCGACTACGAGGTCACCGCCTCGCCCGTGCCGGAAAGCGCGCCCCGCACCGCCCGGGCGGAGACCGACACCGCCGTGGTGCGCGCCTGCACCGACGAGGCCGAGGCCACGCCCGGGCTGTCGTGCCACTGCAGCAACGGCGGGTGCCGCGTGTGGCGGGTAGAGGTGCCCACGGACACGGCGGCGCTGCTGGCCAGCGCCGACCTGCCGGAGCCGCTTGCGGAGGGTGCGGGCAAGCTGATCACGGGCGAAGAGGTAGAGTCGCTGGCCCGCGTGCTCACTCCGCGGCTGGGCGACCTGGCGCCGGAGATGGACGTCAGCCTGCTGAGCGTGCGGAACATGCGCTTCAACCGGGTCGAGGGGCTGTCGCTGGGCGCCGCCGCGGAGGTGACATACGGGCCGCTCCGCGCCGATGGCATGGTGCGCCTGGGGCTGGCGGACCTGGAGCCCAACGTGGAGCTGGGCATCGCACGGCAAACGATGTTCTGGCGCACGCGGCTGGCCGGCTACCGGCGGCTGACCCCGTTCGACCGCGAGTCGCGCGCGCTGGGCTTCGGCGCGTCGGTGGCGGCGCTGCTGCTGGGGCGCGACGAGGCCGACTACTTCCGCGCCACGGGGGCCGAGATCACGGGCGAGCCGCTGCGGGCCGCCCGGTGGACGTACGCGTGGCGGCTGTTCGGCGAGCACCAGCACGGGGTGAGCAAGAACACCGACCTGTCGCTGGCGCGCGTGTGGGAGGGGAGCGACGTCTTCCGCTCCAACCGCCCCGCCGACCGCGCCGACCAGGCCGGTGCCGGGGTGACGCTGCGCCGCGAGTTCGGCACCGACCGCTCGCCCGTGCAGCTGCTTACCGCCGTCGGTGCCGAGGGGCAGACCGGCACCTTCGACTACGGCCGCGGATCGGTGTTCGCGCGGATGACGGCGCCGTTCACCAGCCGCCTGGCGTTCGCGCTGGAAGGCGCCGCGGGCACCACTACGGGCGACGTGCCCATCCAGGGCGAGTGGTACGTGGGCGGCACGCAGAGCGTGCGCGGCTACGAGGGTGCGCTGCAGGGGGGGACGGCCTTCTGGCGCGCCCGCGCCGAGCTGGCGACGCCCACGCCCGCCGCGCGCCTCGTGGTCTTCGGCGACGCGGCGTGGGCGGGCCCGCGCGGCGCGTGGTCCCGCGACCCGCGGCTGCTTTCGGCCGGCGTGGGCGCCAGCTTCCTGGACGGGCTGGTTCGCATGGACCTGTCGCGCGCCCTGCGCAGTCCCACCGGCTGGCGGCTGGACCTGTACCTGGACGCCGCGCTGTAGGACCGTCGGACGGATCGGCACGAAACCGGAACGGGCGCCCGCACGGGCGCCCGTTCCTGTCTCCCGAGACGCCGCGTCTGCGGACGCCCACGCCCCAAGGCCTGTCATCCTGAGCCCCAGGCGCACCGAGCCGGCCCGCAAACCAGTCCACGCGGGGCGAAGGATCCAGCCGCGGACACGTACAAGCTCGGGCGCGGCAGCGGTCACGAAGGCCGAGGCCTCGGCTGCCGTGGGGCCCTCACCCGTCCTCGCTTAGGCTCGTCCACCCTCTCCCACAAACAGCGTGGGAGAGGGGGTACACTTCGGGGTGCGGTGCGGCGATGAGCATGGGGGCGAGGGCCGGGGCGCGCTGGGGCGACTGAAGTCGCGGCAACAACGGCCCAAAGTCCGCCTTCGCGGACTGCATGCGCAGCCAAGTGCGCACGGCCGGGCCGAGCGTGGTCCAGGTCTCCCCCTGCACGCGCGCGAACGCTCGATGCGCTTCGCCGCCGGAGAGACCGAGGCCTCGGCTGCGGTGACCGCTGCCGCGCCCGACCATCGTGGCATCCGCGGCAAGATCCTTCGGCCCGCGAGGGGTGGTGCTACGGGCAAGTGCGGTGCGCCTGGGCCTCTGGATGACAGATCGCGGCCAGGGGTGGGGATGGGGGGCGCCGGCCCGCGCCCCCCGCCTGCCGAAGCGCACACGAATTCTCCCTTTCCCCCGCTTGCGGGGGAGAGGGCCGGGGAGAGAGGGCCGCCCGGGGCCCGCGCCGAACCCATCGACACGCTCCCCAAACCTGTGAGCGTCCACCCTATACCCGTGGACGTGACGAAAAGAGGACCGCCCTCACCAGGCGGTCCTCCTCGATCCCTCCCCGAAGTCGATCTCCTACTCCGCGTCCGACCCCTTCCTGAGCGGATGCCCCATCGGCAGCTGCATCCCCAGCATGGGCGGCGGCAGCGCGCTCAGGCGGCGCAGGAACGCGGCGTACGACTCGTTGTTGCGCGCCAGCTCCCGCTCCAGCGGCGTGGCCATCACCTCCCGGATGTGCGCGCGGGTGGCATCCATCCGCGCGGCCGTCGCTGGGTGCGTGCTGAACCATGAGTCCGCCGCCGCCATGGCCTGCGGGTCCTGCGCCTCCTCCTCCAGCAGCGCGCTGAACAGGCTGAGCATTCCCCGCGGGTCCACCCCGGTGGCCACCAGGTAGTTCACCGCCAGCCGGTCGGCCTCGGCCTCGTCGGCGCGCGAGTGGCTGCTGGCCCACAGCTCGCCCCCCAGCCGCAGCGCCTCCTGGTCCAGCAGGGGCTCGCGGTCCAGCACCAGCTGGTACATGACGGCAGCCACCGACCGCGTGCGCATGTGGCGCTGCAGGTTCTCGGCGCCGTGCCGGGCGGCCACGTGCCCGATTTCGTGCGCCAGGATCCCCGCCAGCTCCGACACGTTGCCGGTGCGCTCGATGAGCCCGCGGTTCACGTAGATGTGCCCGCCGGGAAGCGCAAAGGCGTTGATGCCCGGCGTGTTGACGATGTAGAAGTGGTACTGCAGCTCCGGCCGGGCGCTGCGCCGGGCGATCAGCCGGCCCAGGTCGTTCACGTACAGGTTCAGCGGAACGTCGCGCACCAGCGGCACCTGCGAGTTCACCTGCGAGGCGATCTGCTCGCCGATGGCGATCTCGCGGTTCTCGTTGATGCACCCGGCCAACGGCAGCGCCACGAGGCACGCCAGCAGCCCGGCACGAAAGGGCCGGCCCGCAAGCCGGCCCCGCCGCGGCGTGCCCCCCGTCATCAGCGCCCGCGTCGGTCCTGCGGGACCGGCTGCAGGGCGGCTACGCGGGCCTTGAAGCTCTGGTATGCGCGGGTGTCGGTGCTCAGGTTGCTTCCCTGCGCGCCGGGCGTCTGCTGGATGATCGCCTGCGTGGCCGCCACCCGCTCCTGCGTGGTCGGGTGGGTGCTGAACCACTGCTCCACGCGGCTGGGGTTGCGCTGCTGCATGGCCAGCAGCTTCTGGAAGAAGCTGGGCAGCCCCGACGGGTTGATGCCGCTGCGCACCAGGTAGCCCACGGCCACCGCGTCAGCCTCGCGCTCGGCCTGGCGCCCGTAGCTGGCGAACACCGCGCCGCCGCCCAGCTGAATGCCGGCCTGCTCGATGCCCGAGGGCTGGC
Above is a window of Longimicrobium sp. DNA encoding:
- a CDS encoding DUF2243 domain-containing protein, which produces MRNLLGERTSRAGVVIGIGMGGFVDGIVLHQVLHWHNMGSAVLPPATMEAMQRNMVWDGLFHAGTWLITFVGVWMLYGAAAARTLPTRRVFAGQMLMGWGLFNLVEGIIDHHLLNLHHVRDLPSHIPAYDWAFLAVAGVGFTVAGRLLSRKPRGWGT
- a CDS encoding BamA/TamA family outer membrane protein, producing MLLATVLGALLQGTPAAAPAPAPRDTSAAYADAGTRTLVTAARERRARVERTIDAYSVTARERMHASVEALSRNRTLFGKETAVRIDWRREGQSSVRVLGAREASPSTSSGISLPEDLLSEAADPAFDPDRLQLSLFSFGGTAQVSRDEKKDSTESNDREVSINVDMTPIDPLSQGSERHYRFRSGDTTTIRMQDGGQLRMIQLEVIPRRREFRLLRGTLWIDAATGGVVRSVMTTARPFDLREDAEDIPAVVTAAGPVRFAIRYVTVEYALWQNRFWLPRLTAVDGQMSMGMLAGLPVRFERSYSDYEVTASPVPESAPRTARAETDTAVVRACTDEAEATPGLSCHCSNGGCRVWRVEVPTDTAALLASADLPEPLAEGAGKLITGEEVESLARVLTPRLGDLAPEMDVSLLSVRNMRFNRVEGLSLGAAAEVTYGPLRADGMVRLGLADLEPNVELGIARQTMFWRTRLAGYRRLTPFDRESRALGFGASVAALLLGRDEADYFRATGAEITGEPLRAARWTYAWRLFGEHQHGVSKNTDLSLARVWEGSDVFRSNRPADRADQAGAGVTLRREFGTDRSPVQLLTAVGAEGQTGTFDYGRGSVFARMTAPFTSRLAFALEGAAGTTTGDVPIQGEWYVGGTQSVRGYEGALQGGTAFWRARAELATPTPAARLVVFGDAAWAGPRGAWSRDPRLLSAGVGASFLDGLVRMDLSRALRSPTGWRLDLYLDAAL
- a CDS encoding M48 family metallopeptidase; its protein translation is MTGGTPRRGRLAGRPFRAGLLACLVALPLAGCINENREIAIGEQIASQVNSQVPLVRDVPLNLYVNDLGRLIARRSARPELQYHFYIVNTPGINAFALPGGHIYVNRGLIERTGNVSELAGILAHEIGHVAARHGAENLQRHMRTRSVAAVMYQLVLDREPLLDQEALRLGGELWASSHSRADEAEADRLAVNYLVATGVDPRGMLSLFSALLEEEAQDPQAMAAADSWFSTHPATAARMDATRAHIREVMATPLERELARNNESYAAFLRRLSALPPPMLGMQLPMGHPLRKGSDAE